One window from the genome of Bufo bufo chromosome 4, aBufBuf1.1, whole genome shotgun sequence encodes:
- the SLC2A12 gene encoding solute carrier family 2, facilitated glucose transporter member 12 has product MLPESTTEDFILQQNVTVGQDQPVPRQAGCGFFIILSTVIAAISGLLVGYELGIISGALLQLHTLLELTCRQQEIIVSALLIGALFASLVGGFLIDYYGRRITIMVTSCLLALANLLLIAIASYTSLIAGRIVIGISISLSAIATCVYISEIAPQHKRGMLVSLNELMIVVGILLAYIANYVFATVANGWQYMFGLIIPLAALQAIAMYFLPPSPRFLIMKGDDEIAGKVLQKLRATSQTSEELTYIRSSIKAEYQYNFWDLFCSRDNMRARLLVGLALSFFVQITGQPNILFYASTVLKSVGYESNEAASLASTGIGVVKVVSTVPAMFFVDRVGSKTFLCIGSAIMAASLVTMGIISLNIDVNFNSICKFNSQLNQSLEDPYYYKPVTISKTNESLWKELHQLSSTRTLLLNGSRNGTKLGYSTTPMTLSFSEGSQIIQEEKNVPVIMKWLYLVSLLAYVAAFSIGLGPMAWLVQSEIFPAGIKGRAFAITSSMNWGMNLLISLTFLTLTETLGLPWMIFSYAVMSMASLLFVLMFVPNTKGKPLEEISVELANRSYVCHLFRSRSRSRQKLVPMELSQNTS; this is encoded by the exons gaTGTGGATTTTTTATCATTCTGTCAACGGTAATAGCAGCCATAAGTGGACTACTTGTGGGCTATGAATTGGGAATTATTTCGGGAGCTCTTCTTCAGCTGCACACTTTATTAGAACTGACCTGTCGACAACAGGAAATCATAGTGAGTGCACTGCTCATTGGAGCACTTTTTGCTTCACTTGTTGGAGGATTCCTTATAGACTACTATGGGAGGAGAATCACAATTATGGTCACATCTTGTCTACTTGCTCTTGCCAATCTTCTGTTGATTGCCATTGCATCCTATACAAGCCTTATTGCAGGTCGTATTGTCATTGGTATTTCCATATCCTTATCTGCCATTGCAACCTGTGTCTATATTTCAGAGATTGCACCTCAGCATAAACGAGGAATGCTGGTGTCTCTGAATGAACTAATGATTGTGGTTGGCATCCTCCTGGCCTATATTGCTAACTATGTGTTTGCAACAGTTGCTAATGGTTGGCAGTACATGTTTGGACTTATCATTCCTTTAGCTGCTTTACAAGCCATTGCCATGTATTTTCTCCCACCAAGCCCTCGTTTTCTGATCATGAAGGGAGATGATGAGATTGCAGGAAAAGTTCTCCAAAAACTAAGAGCTACTTCCCAAACCAGTGAAGAACTCACATATATCAGGTCTTCTATAAAAGCTGAATACCAATATAACTTTTGGGACTTATTTTGTTCAAGAGACAACATGAGAGCTCGCCTGCTAGTAGGATTAGCACTAAGTTTCTTTGTGCAAATTACTGGGCAACCCAATATTTTGTTTTATGCCTCGACAGTGTTAAAGTCAGTTGGCTATGAAAGCAATGAAGCTGCTAGCCTTGCTTCTACAGGAATTGGAGTTGTTAAAGTGGTCAGTACAGTTCCTGCAATGTTCTTTGTAGATCGTGTAGGAAGTAAGACTTTTCTTTGTATTGGGTCAGCTATCATGGCAGCCTCATTGGTTACAATGGGAATAATAAGTCTAAACATTGATGTTAATTTTAACAGTATCTGTAAATTTAATTCTCAACTAAACCAGTCATTGGAGGACCCATATTACTATAAACCAGTGACAATATCCAAAACAAATGAATCTCTTTGGAAGGAGTTACACCAACTATCATCAACTAGAACATTATTGCTAAATGGTTCAAGAAATGGCACAAAACTGGGATATTCAACTACTCCGATGACTCTGAGCTTCTCTGAAGGATCTCAAATAatccaagaagaaaaaaatgttCCAGTAATTATGAAGTGGTTGTATTTGGTTAGCCTTCTCGCCTATGTAGCGGCATTTTCCATAGGCTTAGGACCAA TGGCTTGGCTAGTGCAGAGCGAAATCTTTCCTGCTGGGATAAAAGGTCGGGCCTTTGCAATAACAAGTAGCATGAATTGGGGCATGAATCTTCTCATCTCGTTGACATTTCTTACATTAACCG AGACTCTTGGCCTTCCATGGATGATTTTTAGTTACGCTGTTATGAGCATGGCGTCTCTGCTGTTTGTTCTAATGTTTGTTCCAAATACAAAGGGAAAGCCATTGGAGGAGATTTCAGTGGAATTAGCAAACAG